The following coding sequences lie in one Primulina huaijiensis isolate GDHJ02 chromosome 2, ASM1229523v2, whole genome shotgun sequence genomic window:
- the LOC140956507 gene encoding uncharacterized protein, translating into MTVVEYSSKFHSLGTYSPTIMGDEALKIHRFKKGLNSRIQSALAVIEPNSFYELMGAAIRAENDIKRREGENKLKGPQLSQYQSGQQFKKPRFSSNQFTSSPFKGTTPSQSSKEGVKCQTCGFTHTGECRRNSGACFRCGKMDHRIAQCPLPDPRNGPAGGTTPNKPKENKPNARVYAITQEEADNSNDVVAGTILINNIPAYVLVDCGATHSFMSERFAKKLGAKLDNLEEPYRVATPANRILETRTLYRDIGVLIDNQSFKANLIQLNMVEFDVILGMDWLANNHALVDCHGKTVTIQVPHQEKILFHGKTKERKTLLSASQTWKAMKSGEEVYLAMLSAVKQEAALALEEIPVVKEFPDVFPEELPGTIPDHEVEFEINLIHGVAPISKAPYRMAPAELKELKEQLQELLDKKQIRPSASPSKQKIFLKQLHDEIRPLRVYGNVVMDLMNIVFKSYLDRFMVVFIDDILVYSQKNVTFLGHIISAAGVSVDPKKVEAISDWPRPKNVTEIRSFLGLAGYYRKFVEGFSSIAIPLTKLTQKNSKFQWSEKCEHSFETLKKKLTSTPVLVLPMEDKDFTIYSDASKGGFGMCTHARGKGDCIRVETVEAV; encoded by the exons ATGACAGTGGTGGAGTATTCATCCAAGTTCCATTCATTGGGAACTTACTCCCCAACCATCATGGGAGACGAGGCCTTGAAGATACATCGCTTCAAGAAGGGATTGAACAGTCGTATTCAATCTGCTCTTGCGGTTATCGAGCCCAATAGTTTTTATGAATTGATGGGAGCCGCCATCAGGGCTGAGAATGACATTAAGAGGCGTGAAGGCGAGAACAAACTCAAAGGTCCTCAGTTAAGCCAGTACCAGTCGGGCCAACAATTCAAGAAGCCTAGGTTTTCAAGTAACCAATTCACCAGTTCTCCATTTAAAGGAACCACTCCTTCTCAATCAAGTAAAGAGGGAGTCAAGTGCCAAACTTGTGGATTCACTCACACTGGTGAATGCCGTAGGAATTCTGGAGCTTGTTTCCGTTGTGGAAAGATGGATCATCGCATTGCTCAATGCCCTCTTCCAGATCCAAGGAATGGTCCAGCAGGTGGAACAACACCAAACAAGCCTAAAGAGAACAAGCCAAATGCTCGAGTCTATGCTATCACTCAAGAAGAGGCTGACAACTCCAATGATGTCGTAGCTGGTACCATTTTAATCAATAATATACCTGCTTATGTGTTagttgattgtggtgctacgcatTCATTCATGTCTGAGAGATTTGCCAAGAAGTTAGGAGCTAAGCTTGATAACTTAGAAGAACCATATAGAGTAGCAACTCCTGCAAATCGAATTTTAGAAACTCGCACTCTATATCGGGATATTGGTGTTCTCATAGATAATCAGAGTTTCAAGGCAAACCTGATTCAACTAAACATGGTGGAATTCGATGTaattcttggaatggattggttagctaATAATCATGCTTTAGTAGACTGTCATGGAAAGACGGTAACCATTCAAGTTCCACaccaagagaaaattttatttcatggcaAGACCAAAGAACGAAAGACTCTTCTTTCTGCTTCTCaaacttggaaagccatgaaaagtggagaagaagTTTACCTAGCCATGTTAAGCGCGGTAAAACAAGAAGCTGCACTTGCACTAGAAGAGATTCCGGTAGTAAAAGAGTTTCCGGATGTCTTTCCTGAAGAACTCCCGGGCACAATCCCCGACCATGAAGTGGAGTTTGAGATCAACTTGATTCATGGGGTtgcaccgatctcaaaagcaccatacagaatggccccaGCAGAATTAAAAGAACTCAAAGAGCAACTTCAAGAGTTGTTGGATAAGAAACAAATCCGACCAAGcgcatcccc gtcaaagcagaagatatTCCTAAAACAGCTTCACGACGAGATACGACCATTACGAGTTTACGGTAATGTcgtcatggacctcatgaatatAGTCTTCAAATCTTACCTTGATAGGTTTATGgttgtattcatagacgacatccttgTGTATTCACAAA agaatgTCACATTCTTGGGACACATAATATCAGCAGCAGGAGTATCTGTAGACCCTAAGAAAGTTGAAGCAATCTCAGATTGGCCTAGACCAAAGAATGTGACAGAAATTCGAAGCTTCTTGGGATTAGCAGGCTATtatcgaaaatttgttgaaggattctCTTCAATAGCCATACCCCTCACCAAGCTCACACAGAAGAACTCTAAGTTCCAATGGAGTGAAAAATGTGAGCACAGCTTCGAGACTTTGAAGAAGAAGCTTACCTCCACGCCAGTGCTGGTATTACCCATGGAAGACAAAGACTTCACAATCTACAGTGATGCATCTAAAGGAGGTTTTGGGATGTGTACTCATGCAAGAGGGAAGGGTGATTGCATacgcgtcgagacagttgaagccgtaTGA